A single genomic interval of Helianthus annuus cultivar XRQ/B chromosome 13, HanXRQr2.0-SUNRISE, whole genome shotgun sequence harbors:
- the LOC110902099 gene encoding uncharacterized protein LOC110902099, with protein sequence MTWLDEMDTVVDISGCVDRDAVKFVSQSFKGEALAWWRSLIQATGKIPLYNLSWDQFVTLIKENFCPQHEVEKIETEFLTLVMKNLDCQAYLTSFSTMSRLVPYLVTPEPKRIARFIGGLSPEIKASVKASQPTTFRSVADLSLSLTLDAVRQRSLRNSDAGKRKREDYISHRSDKKLKGNSDHKKSSGFRRDDQQSGEKPKCKICKKRHLGR encoded by the exons atgacatggttagatgaaatggatacAGTGGTTGACATCAGTGGTTGCGTTGATAGGGATGCGGTGAAGTTTGTATCTCAGTCATTCAAAGGTGAAgcactagcttggtggaggtctttgaTCCAAGCTACCGGAAAGATCCCATTGTACAATCTGTCTTGGGATCAGTTTGTGACGTTGATCAAGGAAAACTTCTGTCCTCaacacgaggttgagaagatcgagactGAATTCCTAACACTGGTGATGAAGAATTTGGATTGTCAGGCCTACCTTACAAGTTTTAGTAcaatgtctcgattggttccatatTTAGTGACACCGGAACCAAAACGgatagctcgtttcattgggggtctatCCCcggaaatcaaagccagtgtgaAGGCATCCCAACCTACTACCTTTAGGTCTGTAGCTGATCTGTCACTATCTCTTACCCTAgatgcggtcaggcagagatcgcttagGAATTCTGATGCTgggaagagaaaacgtgaggattaTATCTCACACCGTTCAGACAAGAAGCTCAAAGGGAACTCTGACCACAAGAAGAGTTCTGGGTTTAGAAGGGATGATCAGCAGTCGGGTGAAAAGCCCAAGTGTAAAATCTGTAAGAAGCGCCATTTGGGGAG ataa